The Candidatus Hydrogenedentota bacterium genomic sequence GGACCCTCTCGCCGGATGACACCGAGCGCCTTATGAAAAGTATCGCGTCGGTTGATAACCAGCAGGAAATCCAGGAGGTAGGAGGGTCAGACTTCGGGTTCGCTTTCGAAGACATCGCCCGGTTCCGCGTGTCGATTTTCAAGCAGAAAGGNNNNNNNNNNNNNNNNNNNNNNNNNNNNNNNNNNNNNNNNNNNNNNNNNNNNNNNNNNNNNNNNNNNNNNNNNNNNNNNNNNNNNNNNNNNNNNNNNNNNTGCGTCAGGACCCCGACATCATTCTGGTGGGGGAAATGCGCGACCTGGATACGATTGAGGCGGCGGTCACGGCGGCTGAGACCGGTCACTTGGTGTTTGCCACGCTGCACACGACGGGTGCGGTCCGTACCATCGACCGTATCGTGGACGCGTTTCCTACGAACCAGCAGGAGCAGATCCGCACGCAGCTCGCCGGTAACCTGAAGTCCGTGATTTCGCAGGCGCTTTTGCCCCGTAAAGGGGGGTTTGGGCGTGTGGCGGCGTTCGAGGTGATGATCACCACGCCGGCCATTCAGAACCTGATACGCGAGAACAAGTCGTACCGTATCACGTCCTCGATTCAAACAGGGCACAAGTATGGCATGAATCTGCTGGATGAACACTTGTTGGCGCTGTATCGCAAAGGCATCGTCACGTACGAAGTGGCTGCGGGTAAAGCCCAGAATCTCGAGGAATTCCGGGATGCCGCGATTAAGCTAGGCCTGGACGACGCGCCGAAGCCTGAAGAAGAGGGCGCGGTGAATGTCCGTCAGACGTAACGCGCGAGAGGAAATGTAAGCAATGGCCGTCACACACGAACGACCGATAGGCGACATTCTTGTCGACCATGGCGTGATTACGCCGCTGGAATTGGATGAGGCCCTTCAGCGTCAACGCCTGACCGGCGAGATGCTGGGGCGCGTGCTGGTCCAGATGGGCCTGTGCGACGAGCAGGCGGTGGTCGAGGCGCTCGGCGTGCAGTCGGGCATGGAGCGCGTCGACATCACCAAGATCCAGGTGTCGGGCGAGGTGCTCGGAAAGGTGTCGGCGGACATAGCGCGGTTCTACAGCATCGTGCCGGTTCGTTTCGACGACGGCGTGCTGACGGTTGCGATGGCCGACCCCTTGAACCTGGGCATCATAGACGATCTCTCGCAGATCCTGGGATACAGGGTGAAAGGGGCGGTGAGCAACGAGCAGGCCATAGCCTCGTTTATCAAGAACAACTACTCGTACGAGAGCGAGTCGGTGCACGAAACCCTCCGGGACCTGGTCGAACGGGTGGGCGATGCCGAGTTGACCTCCGAGGAATTGGGACAGCAGGAAATCGTTGGCGACGCCGAGAACCTTGTCGAGCTGGCACAGGAACCTGAGATCATCAAGATCGTCAACCTGGTGCTGCTCGAGGCCGTGCAGAAGCGCGCATCCGATATTCACTTCGAGACCTACGAAGACGATTTTCGCATTCGCATCCGCGTCGACGGCGTGCTGCACGAAATCGTCAGTCCGCCGAAGACCATGGCGCTGGCGCTCGTCTCGCGCGTGAAAATCATGTGCGACATGGACATTGGTGAACGGCGCCTTCCCCAGGACGCGCGCATCGACCTTAAGATCGGCGACGCGGAGGTCGATATCCGCGTAGGCACCCTGCCGACGCTGTACGGCGAAAACGTGGTGATGCGTTTGCTCGACCGCACGGCCGTGCGCATCGACCTGGACGCCCTTGGGTTCTCGCCCGATGTGCTCAAGAAGATCCGGAACCTCATCGCGAAGCCGAACGGCATTTTCCT encodes the following:
- a CDS encoding ATPase, T2SS/T4P/T4SS family, whose product is RQDPDIILVGEMRDLDTIEAAVTAAETGHLVFATLHTTGAVRTIDRIVDAFPTNQQEQIRTQLAGNLKSVISQALLPRKGGFGRVAAFEVMITTPAIQNLIRENKSYRITSSIQTGHKYGMNLLDEHLLALYRKGIVTYEVAAGKAQNLEEFRDAAIKLGLDDAPKPEEEGAVNVRQT
- a CDS encoding type IV pili twitching motility protein PilT, with translation MAVQQYDMVSLLKMLIDRDGSDLHLAVGNPPVGRVHGHLTFFGDRTLSPDDTERLMKSIASVDNQQEIQEVGGSDFGFAFEDIARFRVSIFKQKG
- a CDS encoding GspE/PulE family protein codes for the protein MAVTHERPIGDILVDHGVITPLELDEALQRQRLTGEMLGRVLVQMGLCDEQAVVEALGVQSGMERVDITKIQVSGEVLGKVSADIARFYSIVPVRFDDGVLTVAMADPLNLGIIDDLSQILGYRVKGAVSNEQAIASFIKNNYSYESESVHETLRDLVERVGDAELTSEELGQQEIVGDAENLVELAQEPEIIKIVNLVLLEAVQKRASDIHFETYEDDFRIRIRVDGVLHEIVSPPKTMALALVSRVKIMCDMDIGERRLPQDARIDLKIGDAEVDIRVGTLPTLYGENVVMRLLDRTAVRIDLDALGFSPDVLKKIRNLIAKPNGIFLVTGPTGSGKSTTLYGALKELNQVGVKIITTEDPVELHIDQLVQVQVREQVGLTFAACLRSILRQDPDIVMVGEIRDLETAQIAVEASLTGHLVLSTLHTNSAPETITRLLDMDLEPYLITSSLEGVLAQRLVRTLCRHCKEAYQPDKEEMDMLGVPASWRNDPKFKLFRPNGCVACNFTGYSGRTGLFEMMNVDETVRDMILSRVMSHELRKYARSKGMRTLREEGLIKCVQGITSAQEVLLHTDRYDD